Proteins encoded by one window of Rutidosis leptorrhynchoides isolate AG116_Rl617_1_P2 chromosome 7, CSIRO_AGI_Rlap_v1, whole genome shotgun sequence:
- the LOC139859555 gene encoding secreted RxLR effector protein 161-like, whose amino-acid sequence MEAVIRIIRYLKKTAGNGVVFKKNGHLEAQVYTDASWAGEKGDRRSTSEFRGIEKGVVEALWIRKLLIEIGFPPKEAIQILCDNEAAIAIS is encoded by the exons atggaagctgtaatTAGGATCATCAGATACTTAAAGAAAACAGCAGGCAATGGAGTTGTATTCAAAAAGAATGGGCACCTTGAAGCACAAGTTTATACGGATgcaagttgggctggagaaaaaggagaTAGACGATCAACTTCAG AATTTAGAGGAATCGAAAAGGGAGTGGTGGAAGCTTTATGGATTCGAAAACTCTTGATAGAAATAGGATTCCCTCCAAAAGAAGCTATTCAGATCCTCTGTGATAATGAAGCAGCAATCGCCATCTCATAA